The sequence CCAGATTCCGCAGAGATGGTTGATGCGAACTCTACCTCTTCTCCAGCAGTCTGACTGAGTGATAGAGAGGGCGATGAATCGTTGTAACTGTAATAGGCAATACCAAAGCCCGGCATTGCGTCGGCCAATAAATCAATGATGAAGCGACCCTCAACAGCAAGGCCCTTAACTTCTTCTTCCAAAGAGGTAGGTTGGTTTTTAAGCATTGTTAAAGTATCACCTCTACCTGAAGCTGGGAACCCCCTCTTTTGCTCCTGCTGATAAAATTGGATGAAAAGAAAAACAGCCAACCCCAGGAATGCCATGCGAAGCAGTCCGAAAATAAGCCCTTCCGGGTTGGGATAGACAAATAACAGAAACAGAACAGCAAACGCCAGAATGATGCCGATTCTGCTGCTATTGTCCGAGGAGAAGGCGTGTCGAAGTCCACTCACACCGGGAAATTAAAGTTGCTTGGGAGAAAAAGAAAGAAGGCGCGGGACTTACTTTTTCTTGTCTTTAACAAGCTGAATCTTCTCACGGAAGTCCAGCGGTGTCGATAATGTCTTGTCTTTCGGTGCGGCCAGTGAATCTTCCTCAGGCTCCTCTGAGACGAGCGTTGGAGCGGCGGGCGCACCGCCTCTCATGGCTGGCTGAATGGTGTCATTCACGTTCTGCTGTGTGGATAGCGGCAACGGATTGAAATTGATATTGTCGTCACCGTCCGGCAGTATACCGATGGTGAGCACAACGATAAGCACGACGGCCGCTAAGGAGGCAAATGCGTACTGGGGCTTGTAACCAAATATTCTCCTTCCACGACCCAGCCCGCTGATTTTTCTCACCGGTTTGACTTTTTCACGCTCAAGTCTTCCAATAAGCCGATCATTAAAGCCTGTTGATACAGAAATCCGTTTCGACCCTCTGACAGCTCGAACGGCTGACTTGACGCCAATATAAGCCACCGCACAGATTCTGCATGACTCAAGGTGCTGATCGAATCTGTTGACGTCAGATAGGGTGAGTTCTTTTTCGATATATGCTGATACTTTGTCTTGAAACTCGTAACAATCCATCAAATAG comes from Candidatus Neomarinimicrobiota bacterium and encodes:
- a CDS encoding zf-HC2 domain-containing protein, which gives rise to MDCYEFQDKVSAYIEKELTLSDVNRFDQHLESCRICAVAYIGVKSAVRAVRGSKRISVSTGFNDRLIGRLEREKVKPVRKISGLGRGRRIFGYKPQYAFASLAAVVLIVVLTIGILPDGDDNINFNPLPLSTQQNVNDTIQPAMRGGAPAAPTLVSEEPEEDSLAAPKDKTLSTPLDFREKIQLVKDKKK